The Helianthus annuus cultivar XRQ/B chromosome 16, HanXRQr2.0-SUNRISE, whole genome shotgun sequence genome includes a window with the following:
- the LOC110915474 gene encoding UDP-arabinopyranose mutase 1, translated as MSVPATTVTPPLVDELDIVIPTIRNLDFLEQWRAFFQPYHLIIVQDGDPTKTIRVPEGFDYELYNRNDINRILGPKASCISFKDSACRCFGFLVSKKKYIFTIDDDCFVAKDPSGQEINALAQHIHNLLTPSTPFFFNTLYDPYREGADFVRGYPFSLREGVTTAISHGLWLNIPDYDAPTQLVKPLERNSRYVDAVLTIPKGTLFPMCGMNLGFHRELIGPAMYFGLMGDGQPIGRYDDMWAGWCAKVICDHLGLGVKTGLPYIWHSKASNPFVNLKKEYKGIYWQEDIIPFFQNVVLPKECTTPQKCYVELSKLVKEKLSPIDPYFEKLAGEMVIWIDAWNELNPDGTDAASVKKAEVVAPKKK; from the exons ATGTCTGTGCCTGCGACCACCGTAACGCCGCCGTTGGTCGATGAGTTGGACATTGTTATTCCTACTATTAGGAACCTTGATTTTTTGGAGCAATGGAGGGCCTTTTTTCAGCCTTACCATTTGATCATTGTTCAAGATGGTGATCCAACTAAAACTATTAGAGTGCCCGAGGGATTCGATTATGAGCTATATAATCGTAATGATATTAATCGGATCTTGGGCCCGAAAGCTAGCTGCATTTCGTTTAAGGATTCCGCTTGCCGTTGCTTCGGTTTTCTTGTTTCTAAGAAGAAGTATATCTTCACCATTGATGATGATTGCTTT GTGGCTAAGGATCCATCAGGACAAGAGATCAACGCATTGGCTCAACACATTCACAACCTGCTAACACCTTCAACACCTTTCTTCTTCAACACATTGTATGATCCATACAGGGAAGGTGCCGATTTCGTGAGGGGCTACCCCTTCAGCCTAAGGGAAGGTGTCACCACCGCCATCTCGCACGGCCTCTGGCTCAACATCCCTGACTATGATGCCCCTACTCAGCTCGTCAAACCCCTCGAGCGTAACTCCAG GTATGTGGATGCGGTTTTGACCATCCCAAAGGGAACTTTGTTCCCAATGTGTGGAATGAACCTTGGGTTCCACAGGGAATTGATTGGGCCAGCCATGTACTTTGGGCTCATGGGTGATGGTCAGCCCATTGGCCGCTACGACGACATGTGGGCCGGATGGTGTGCTAAGGTGATATGTGACCATTTGGGCCTAGGAGTGAAAACAGGGCTGCCATACATTTGGCATAGCAAAGCTAGCAACCCATTTGTTAACTTGAAGAAAGAGTACAAGGGTATCTATTGGCAAGAAGATATCATCCCATTTTTCCAAAATGTTGTTCTACCTAAAGAATGCACCACCCCACAAAAATGTTATGTCGAACTCTCGAAGCTCGTGAAGGAGAAGCTTAGCCCGATTGACCCGTATTTTGAGAAGCTTGCGGGTGAGATGGTTATATGGATCGATGCGTGGAACGAGCTCAACCCGGATGGAACCGATGCGGCTTCGGTCAAGAAAGCAGAAGTTGTAGCACCCAAGAAGAAGTGA